TAAAAAAGCAGGAGAAATATTCTCGTACGATCTTACGAGTTAAATTGGTGCTCTTATTTTGTTGTTTAGTCTTAATGGGGATATTAGTCATGAAAGGGATAGAGCAAAGTGATACGGTTTGGCTAGCCTATAGTATTTTGGTTCTTGTGGTTCATCTCGTACAGAAAGGGGTTCATCGATATTATCAGTCTAAACAAGTAGAGAGAACAGAAGGAACAACTAGCGCTTATTTGAAAAAGGAAAGTGTAAGACTAAAACCAAAAGAAAATATTGTGGCTGTAACAAGTGCTATAGCAACGGTTGCTGAGGTAAAAGCATTGCAAGCCTTACTTTACACTCATGTAATAGATACAAAACTTTTTTTAGAAGCTAATTTGACCTTGAGTAAGGTGGTGAATCTGCTTAAAGTTGATAAAAATAAATTAAGAGATTATTTCAAACATTCAGCCTCTGTAAATTTTAAACAATATATTAATCGATTGAGAATTGAGTATGCTATTACTATCATTCGAGATAGGGAACGCGATGTTACCGTTGAGGAGTTAAGCTTCCTTTGTGGATTCAACTCTCGTTTATCTTTTTATCGTGCCTTTGTTTATTTTTATGGATTTGCTCCCTCTGCACTTTTAAAGCGTTAAAAAGGATTATTCATTTTTTGAATGAAGAATAAAAACAAGGGGAACTCTCCTTGTTTTATTTGTTTAAGTGTAAAAGTTAATTCGTGTATCATTTCGCTTTTTTGACTATTTATTCCTTTTATTGATACTTTTTTTAACTTTTTTGTGCTTTAAGTTTACGTATTGATTGTGATGTATACGTTTTATTGTCATGCTTTATCCATTCGATACATACAAAATAAACCTTTCTTGAGATGATGTTACGGACTAGAAAATAAAAGTGAATTGAAAAGAATGTAGATAAATACACGATCAATTATCCCTTTATTTTCAATAGTAAAAGATTCAATACAAGCAAATATCCAATCAGGGTTTCATTAGAAAATATACCGAAAAGAAATCGCGGTATTCCAACTTCGAGAAGTACGAATGAAACTATCTATATTCAAATTGACCAATTGTTTCAAACGAAACACTTTTTTAAACTTTGTTTATTATGCCATTACAACATTTTTTTCTTATCCTATTAGTACCTATTGTTTTGTATGAAATTATTACAGTCTATCATTGTGTTGTACCTGAAGCAAAACGAGGCGTTTATTATGCGACTACCTGGTTCAGTTTCTTTGTGGTTATTCAACTGATTCTCTTGGTTTATGAAGACGTATTGCTACATCATGTTTTTCATTTTTCAATTTGGATGTTGTTGTTCTTGTTTTATGGACCGTTTTTAAATCTTATTGTTTCCAGCGGGCAAAGGGATCATGAATATAGGAGTAATGCCTATTATTTTAGTGATTTTTATCGTATGGTTTGTGTATTTATTTTTGGATTATTTCTATCCTTAGTTGAGAATAAGTGGAGCTATGTCGATGAGAGTATACTTGGCATTTTTAGTATTGCCTTTTTATATTATGGGATAATATTGCGAAAAAAAATAAAATTGAATCATGAGAGTCTACTAGATAATCCAGAGCAACAAGGGAAATGGAAAAGAATGTTCCCCTTGATTGTTGGAGGGGTATTAGTTGTCGTTTTCTATCTTTTATCTAAGGATATTAAGTTATCGGTTTTCTTATTGCTTCTATTCTTTTATGTGTATTTGACTTTTTTGAGAAAAAAAATGGAAAACGAAGCGAGTTTAATAAGCAATCAAGAGGAGGAAATTTCAAATCAAACAGAAGAATGGAAATTGGCGTATAGGAACAAAGTAGAAGATAGACAAAACAAGGCGCAAGAGAGCCATGAGCAAAAATATGGACAAACTAAATTAAATGATATTGTATTGCAACGCTGTAATGTAAAGGTAAATCACATTATAATTGAAAATAAATCCTATTTAGATGCTAATTTTAAAATGACAGACTTAGCATCTAGAACGAAAATATCACGGTATTATTTGGCTCAATATTTTAATGTAGTATATCAAATGAATTTTCGGGAATACATAAATAAACTGAGAATAGAACATGTAGTGCAGTATATCGAAAATCATCAGCAGAAAGAAGAATTAAGTGTACAAGATTTGTTTTTAGAAAGCGCATTTAATTCGAAAACCTCTTTTTTCAAAAGCTTTAAACATGTTTTAGGGTGTACGCCATTTGAGTTTTTGAGAAAGAATCAATAGTATAGGTACATCTTTCGTTTTATTGTGAATAGATATGCAATAGATCCTTTTTAGGGTCTATTTTTTTTTATAAGGAAGGCCATGACAAATTGGAGGCATAGAAGAGGAATAAAAACTGCGTTTTAGGTTCCCTTCTATATAAAAGAGCAAGAAATTGGAATAGCCTTATCGGTTCTTTTGTTTTTCTTCTCCCATTTTAATTGAGAAACAACTAACATAGAAAAGATTGAAACGCAAGTAATCCTCCTTTTAAAGAGAATTAGTCGAAAGGGGTGAAAGTAGTAGGCTAGAAATGTTAATAAATATAATGAATGTGTTTCAGTCAGTAGTACAAAAAAATCATCCATCAGAAGTACGAAAAATAGTTGTGTTCTAACGTGGATTGAAATTTAAATGAAGCAGAAGTTTTAAAATAAGCAACCCAATGAATTTTGAGATCATCACTTTGTTTTTGTTTGGGGATTGGAGTAAAGACAGGCCTTTTGAGCCTGTATTAAAATCCACTCTTAAATACGCTGTATGATTTAATGAAAATGTTTTTTATACTTTTTTGAATAAAAGTTAAAGTGCGTTTCATTGTGTTTTTTTTACTTATTTATTGTTTTTATGATACTTTTTTTAACTTTTTTCTGATTTAAGTTTGAATAATGATAATCGGATAAGATTCTCATAAGGATTGTCACCCAAAGTTTTGATCAGGCAAACTTTAGAAAGAAATACTTATAAAAGAATCAAGTAATAAAAAGAAAAATAAATTGATAAATATGAAAAGAAAATTACTATCAATCGCCATGTTGCTTTTAGCTTCCACCATTCAGGCGCAGGTAGGTATTGGAACAGTAACCCCAAACAAATCAGCTGAATTGACGCTGTGGTCTAAAGATAAGGGATTGCTTATTCCTAATATTCCACTGGAAAGTACCACAGATAGGACAACTATTGCAAATGGAAATGTAGAAAGTTTATTAGTATATGCTACTATAAAACAAGGTGATATTGAGCCCGGTTTTTACTATTGGGATAAAACGAAATG
The window above is part of the Myroides odoratus DSM 2801 genome. Proteins encoded here:
- a CDS encoding helix-turn-helix domain-containing protein, whose amino-acid sequence is MKEKEVKKVKKQEKYSRTILRVKLVLLFCCLVLMGILVMKGIEQSDTVWLAYSILVLVVHLVQKGVHRYYQSKQVERTEGTTSAYLKKESVRLKPKENIVAVTSAIATVAEVKALQALLYTHVIDTKLFLEANLTLSKVVNLLKVDKNKLRDYFKHSASVNFKQYINRLRIEYAITIIRDRERDVTVEELSFLCGFNSRLSFYRAFVYFYGFAPSALLKR
- a CDS encoding helix-turn-helix domain-containing protein, which translates into the protein MPLQHFFLILLVPIVLYEIITVYHCVVPEAKRGVYYATTWFSFFVVIQLILLVYEDVLLHHVFHFSIWMLLFLFYGPFLNLIVSSGQRDHEYRSNAYYFSDFYRMVCVFIFGLFLSLVENKWSYVDESILGIFSIAFLYYGIILRKKIKLNHESLLDNPEQQGKWKRMFPLIVGGVLVVVFYLLSKDIKLSVFLLLLFFYVYLTFLRKKMENEASLISNQEEEISNQTEEWKLAYRNKVEDRQNKAQESHEQKYGQTKLNDIVLQRCNVKVNHIIIENKSYLDANFKMTDLASRTKISRYYLAQYFNVVYQMNFREYINKLRIEHVVQYIENHQQKEELSVQDLFLESAFNSKTSFFKSFKHVLGCTPFEFLRKNQ